The Helianthus annuus cultivar XRQ/B chromosome 11, HanXRQr2.0-SUNRISE, whole genome shotgun sequence region TAATGCTTGGATAAAGGAACTTGAATCAAGACGAAGAAAACCAGTTGGTAGGTTCAACCGCTCATGTGATGACCATGAACACGAAATGGGAATAGACATTACAACGGAAGAACAGCGTATTTGGGATTTTCTATTCGATGTGAAGTACTCAATGTAAGCTTCagtttaaaaatattaaaaatattacTTGTTACATTATGCAAAACTTTGGTCCTCTGATAGATTATGGAATGTTTTTGCTCCAAATAGtatgttttttttaaaagtaGTCTATTATGTTTTAAATGTATAACTGCATATGATTTTTCATAAAACAGGACACGGGGAATGGTCATCTCCTTGTCTAGCGGGGTAACAAAAAAATTTGGTCAATCTGCTGGGTAAGTTCAGCTATAAAAGATATACATAAAACATAATAGTCCTAGTTTCTTGATATCCAGAATCTAATTTACATATCTAACATTGTCTTGCGCAGAGATGTTATCTTCGAGAGTATATACGGCTTAGAACTCACAAAAACGCTGATGCGCACTTTGAGGAGGAAGTGAAGGTCTGCTCTGATGTAGTTGATGCTTGGGTAGATGTGATGAATTTTGAAGAACTTGACAGAACCGACGGCTGCCCGACGCGGGTTTATTTTAGCACAACTGTGATAGTAAGTATTCATACTATATTACTTGATCTTTGACTGTGATTTTGGATTTATTAAGTCTTTGGGAACGTTGTAAGTATGTCTATCTAAATGCA contains the following coding sequences:
- the LOC110888515 gene encoding uncharacterized protein LOC110888515; the protein is MIDGERCGDATTKKNATCGDIGNKENEAKDQETITTTNKNNETQNMQGLFDAPTFHLLTQDTELGDDVDDTHDKNQEGKGTAENDITRNAWIKELESRRRKPVGRFNRSCDDHEHEMGIDITTEEQRIWDFLFDVKYSMTRGMVISLSSGVTKKFGQSAGDVIFESIYGLELTKTLMRTLRRK